ACCTTCGAAAAGGTTTCGGCTGTGTCCATCACCCACCCCTTCTGGCGTTCGGAAGAAACACCCTCGGCTTCCACACCGGCAATGAACGCTGTGTAGCGAGCTTTTGGGTTGTTGTGGGGTGATTGCAGGTGAAAATCGCCAATACTGAAAAACAGATTGGCTGCATCGGTGAAGTCCTTCACCGATAGCGCTCCGTTGTCCATCAGCCAGGCCAAATAACGACCGGCTCTCCAGTCAGCAGCATCTTCTTCGCGATTGCTGAAGGCCCCGCGGGAGGAGCTGTGATTCACATGGTGCCCCCATTCATGGGCAAGGATCGTGAGTGCGATGAGGCGTTGACGCACATTGCGGCTCAGCGTCTGCCGTTTGCCGATGCTTTGTGGCTCAAGAATGATCTCCGCCGATTCGGGGCAGTAAGCGTTGCGGGCTCTGGCTCGGCCGCAAGCTGAAAAGCGAGAGCCTCGAGGAAGCAAAGTCACGCGCTGCATCTCCGGAGCCGCGTCGTTCGCCAGATGCCTCCAGTAAAGATCGAGCAACTCATGGTGGGTCTGGACGTAGGCCGCCTGCGTTTGCCCTTCGGTGATGTCCATGCGGAAATCACGCACGAAAGCGAGCCGTTCCTGAATTGCTGAGGAGTCGACCGTGATCGGAGCAGGCGGGCTTGTGGCAGCAGCCAGCACCAGAGCAGCAGAAAAAATTGTCATGGTTTGGCAACGGCGTAACGATCTTCGCGTTCGGTCTTGATGGTCATGGAGCGATCAGCCACGCTGGAGATGACCCATCAGGTCGCACCATGAAACCCTGGCTGCTCAAGGTTGCCTTCCGCATCGGCATGCCGCTTGCGCTTTGGCCGCTGAAGCTTCTGGATACTCCGCGCTCGCATGTTCAGCGTTGAGACCTCGAATTCGCCAAGGGGGCGATGCTGAGATAGGGGTTT
The sequence above is a segment of the Synechococcus sp. PROS-7-1 genome. Coding sequences within it:
- a CDS encoding Zn peptidase, with product MTIFSAALVLAAATSPPAPITVDSSAIQERLAFVRDFRMDITEGQTQAAYVQTHHELLDLYWRHLANDAAPEMQRVTLLPRGSRFSACGRARARNAYCPESAEIILEPQSIGKRQTLSRNVRQRLIALTILAHEWGHHVNHSSSRGAFSNREEDAADWRAGRYLAWLMDNGALSVKDFTDAANLFFSIGDFHLQSPHNNPKARYTAFIAGVEAEGVSSERQKGWVMDTAETFSKVLPLNPESPSKRIQARVYRFEIERGGQIAGNILTGLFGAASCALGSADRCVNSLQQVGKAKPDGWYRLRKLSLDCVNRSFDIEGDGIRRQPLRNDRKGQAQRIANRTCPALVADFKAVPVPTPR